TGTTATTTAAATCCTATATTAATCTATACACAAAATATACATTGTTTTGGTCACCATCTTGAAGTGATGTTTTAACACTAAGAATGTATGCAATCTTTTTTAGCCAATACCCGCAAGTAAGCGTGCCTCATCTGACCTCAGTATTGCCAGCTCTGAGGAAGATAAACTTTCACAAAATGCTTGTATTTTGGAATCTGTCTCAGAAAAAACAGAACGTAATGCTTCTGAAGATAAATTTAACAGCAAAGTTCTTAATGAAAAACTCGCCACTGATGAACCTGAAAAAGCTGCAGAGGGTATTAATGAACATATTAATGATGTTCACTTAGAAGCTATGGCTGAATTTCATAATAGAACAACAGTAATCGAGgaaagtgggagagaagagaagagacccAAGCTTGAAAATTTGCCTGACACAGAAGACCAAGAAATAGTGGACATTAATTCAGtcagtgaaggaaaagagaataacaTAATGATAACTTTAAAAACAGATATTGAACAGAATCTGACACCTGAGGAAGAAAGGGATCAGGAAAAGCAACAGATATTTGAAAGTAAGATTATGAAatctgaagaaattaaagatactGCTATTCAAACAATGGATTCAGTTTCTCAAGAGActggagaaaaagaggcagacaTTCAGCCAGTTGAAAGTGAAGTTGTGCTTACAAAGGAAGACACCCAAGAGAAATTGGGAAAAGATGACAAAATTCTAGAAGATGTGATCAGCAATACAAGCAATTTGATAGGAACAAATGAGGAAGGAGATGTTGCTCAAAAGGGAGTTGAAAACAATGCTGAGGATGCTCAGAGTAATGATGGGAAAGAAATGGTTGGAATAGACCAGAAATTAGTAAGTAAGCCCACAGAGGGTCCTGAGGCTGGTGGTACTGAGGAAGTTCCTATTAAAGACGTAGTGGAAACTAATAAGATAGATCAGAAATCTGTGGAAGATAGAGATGAGGAACAATTAATCAACAGTTTAGAGAACATAGTGAAGACCAATGAGGAATCTGGGACAAATCAAAGTGAGGAAATTACTGAGTCCGGTAGCACTGAAGAAAGAGAGATCATACGTGAGGTAACTCATACTGACCAGCAAGGTTTAGGAAGTGAAACTCGGGATGCTCAGGAAGCCACTGCTCAGATAGATACAGAGCAAAAAGCAATTCCATGTGAGATGCCGATTAAAACAGAACCTCAGGTGACTCCCTCTTCACAGCCTAGTGAACCTCAGCCTATTCCAATACCCAGTATTAATATCAACTCTGAAGatgcagaaaataaaggagaaataggtGCTTTATCAAAAACTGAAACCATGCTGCTTCCAGAATCcgagaatcaaaaggaaaatgatactgATTCAGGCACTGGTTCCACTGCTGATAATAGCAGCATTGACTTGAATTTATCCATCTCTAGCTTCCTAAGCAAAACTAAAGACAGTGGATCAATATCTTTGCAAGTAAGTTTATGTGGGtccttgtttgggttttttgttggtttggcAATTTACAGTTTATGtgaaacatattttgaaaataaaagagcacTTAATCAGTGTAGTACCAATCCTATAAAATTCTTAAGGCCTATAGAAGGCAAGCAACTAAAAAGAATCAAGGAGAGATGCTATAtgtaatcttttaatttttttgtaataccTACCTATTTTTGCCAACTTGATGTAAACAGTAAGTTACTCAGTGTCGTTGGGTTCCCTTATTGCACATATTTCGATATATTTTAGGAAGAATCCATAATATATGAAAGAATTGAGGAATTGAAAGAATGATCTTTTTAAGCACATTTAGAGTATAGACAGTCCTTGATTTACCAGTGGCCCATACATTGTTGCCTCCTCAGGCATAGTCATCACTACTGCCACGAGAACCACTGTGGGAAATCAgacaaaaaatcaaaaactaaaattcagaacGCTTGGAGCTTTTAGAGCCATTCTCAAATCTTAATGTGCTTAAGAGTTACCAGGGGTATATATGATTAGGAATATTAACTAGACTTAATGGTGCTAAATGGTGATCATATACCAATACATGCAAATGTTGAATtattatgttgtgcacctgaaactaatatactattTATTATATGTCAAGTGTATTCAGTAtgaataaattatcttaaaaaaagagtttcagTAGGAGCTATGTGGAGGTCTGGGGTGTAGGGCCCAAGAATCAATATTTGTAACAGAAGATCCTATGGAATTCTGAGACAGGTGAGCCATAGACTTAGATGCTCTGGGTTGACAGCAGAAGAGAAGACTGTACAAAGCAGGAACAACTTAGGAAACTTAGGAAACTGACCTTAGGAACAACACTCCAGAGCGTGACTGATCAATCTGCCTGTCTGCACCAAATTGTTACACATATTTCCTAGATTGTCTTCAGTTAAATTCCATTAATTTGAACTGActtaataatcttttaaaaaatccaaatacttttttttgagaattaaggTGATATTAACGGTAGATACTTGAGTAGGaattgaagaaatagaaagtttggATTTACAGGGTGGCATGCCCACTTTAGATTTTAGGGGAAGCCTGGCTAGATAGGGTGCCATAGTCCAGGGCTTAGGAAGAGAAGAACGCTAAGAGGTTGCAGACAGGCGATTGGAAAGTGCTGGAGACAAACTAAAATCCTAATGCATtttgaaattagtatttttatattccacTGTTGCTCCCTCTACTTTCAAACCCTTCCCCCCATATCAAAACCAAGTAATTAATTTGCTCTCAAAACTTACATGTATGCCAACTGTATTTTTTGGAATGTTAtgcttttcttatttctatttggatttaaaaagcatttggatACCAGCTGAGGAATGGAATTTCGTCTTGATAAAGAATTGTAGGCAATAGCTATCAGGCAGTAGAAGTGTTACCTTACTCTCTGAAGTCACATGTCCATCTCTGTTTCTGAGGTGGAGGAGGGCTGTTGATATTGTTGCTGATGAAATGGATTTTGATTCCCAGTCCTGGCAGTGTTTAAAAATTACCTGGGGAGACTTTCTAGAATGCAAATTCTCAGCCACCCTGTTGATTTAGATTCTTTAAGGGATGAGCTGCAGGcattcatttttaagtgttttgtcaGTGGTTCTGAAACTGAAAAGCAGAGGCATCTGAGAACTTAaggtcaaaagagaaagaaaaatgtttaacatgTAAAAGTTACACTAATTAGTCATTTATGTGACCACTTGTGCCTAATTATGATGTGATgtcataaaaattatacatgtacAGCTCCATGTTGTGTTTtgttaagaagaaaatgttttctgccTCCACTATTTTCCGTATAAAGCCtaactgaaataaaatctcactcaggaaacaagaagacaaaagaaaacattgaagaaaacacGCAAATTTGTTGTTGATGGTGTAGAAGTGAGTGTAACAACGTCAAAGATAGTTACAGATAGTGATTCCAAAACTGAAGAGCTGAGGTTTCTTAGGTGAGTAGAGAACATAATGAAAACTGGTTTTGTGACTTCCTTTCAGTCTGTGCAAAGTATGAAGAATAGAGAAACAAGAGTAAAATCTTTGctaattattttggattattattactctgccatttgaaaatattgttattgttaaagttggtttttttttttttttgaaaagcattaCTTCAAAGGTGTAATTTTTGCTATCTTCCCCTATTATTGCTGTTAAATTTTATCAGACGTCAGGAACTTCGGGAGTTAAGATTCCTtcaaaaagaagagcaaagagccCAACAACAGCTCAATAGCAAGCTGCAACAACAGCGAGAACAAATTTTCCGGCGTTTTGAGCAAGAAATGATGGTAAAGTCTTAGATTTTGTACCATTTTGTTAATACTGAAatttagtgctttaaaaaaaaaaaaaaccacctttaGAACTTGTTCTTTGATTACGAGATTTTCTCTGGCTTTGTCAGTATTTCTGGCCTTTATTATCTCTTTGGTGTTCTAgtgtatcttttttccttttgcatggaAGGATCTTCTATCTCAGTCTTCCTGTCACTAACTTACAGTGTGATGGGTGTCTTCCAGTTTTCTTTGATTAAAATTTATCATGAAAACCTGGAATCATGAAGCCAGTAGACGGTCTATAAAGTTCTTAGCTGTGCCTATTTCTGGATAATTTTTCAGTGTTAAAATTTGACCTCTCAGATTTAGGATCCAAGACTTTAAGGCAGTCTAGAATAGTTGTCTTCAAGCCTGTCTGAGTTTTAGAACTACTGCGAACTTGTTCAAAACACACTTACTTCTCTGGGTCCTACAGTTAAGCTTCCACATCCCTATTCACAGCTGCTAGAGAAAATGGTGCCGACTAGCCAAAGGTAATTGTCACGGAGTCTTTGAAGTTTTACCTTGTGTCCAAAGTTGGAAAAGGAATAAGTAATGTGTTATAAAATTTCGGTAATTTATTGAAGTATCTAATGCTTAATGAAGGttagaaaaaagattatttcaaatgTTACAGTATTCATGTTTTGAATATAGTTCTTTTGCTGTTCTTATAATTTTAAGTAGTAATTGTTTTCTGTGAAGTGCGGCATTGTTGATTACATTTGTTGGATCATAACTTAGAGttcttaagaaaataatgaactttTGTTCTCATTGGACTATTTTTATAGTACTCaacattctatttttaagaaacttgtaAAAATTGCAtctcttttccccccaaatattttctaaaatgttttgctttttgcttttttaaaaattttttatttttagtttttagagctggggaggagtgggggggaggggcaggcagagagggagagagaatcttaagcgggctccatgtccagcatggagcccaatgtggagtttgatctcacaaccctgagatcataacctatgctgaaatcaagagtcggatggttaaacaactgagcctcccaggtgcccctttacttatgttttttaaaaaaataccctttactggggcgcctgggtggcgcagtcgttaagcgtctgcctttggctcagggcatggtcccagcattctggaatggagccccacatcgggctcttccgctatgagcctgcttcttcctctcccactccccctgcctgtgttccctctctcgctggctgtctctctctgtcaaaataaataaataaataaataatctttaaaaaaaataataaaaaataaaaataccctttacaaatatttaactCTACTTATATCCAAAATTATATAATACTCAAGTATTAAATAAGCAGGAATCTTTTGTTGAAAGAGCAGATTTGTAATTTCAAAAGATTTGTATCAGTGAAATAGGATGTTTAAGAATCTTAATGGGGGAGGGgtcacctgggtagctcagtcagttaagtgtctgccttcagttcaagtcatgtgatctcagggtcttgggatggagccggagccccatgttgggctccctgctcgtctacttttccctctctgtcttcctcctcctgcttgtactcttgctcactctctctctcgcaaataaataaaatcttcaaaaaaaaaaaaaaagaatcttaatgAGGAAGAGTAAATCTGAATATGACAAATAATGGTACATTATTAAAATAGACTTTGGATAAGACCTTTGATTTCTCAAACATTTATTGGataaatattgaaatttttcTGACTTTAGTACTTCATAGCAACTGGATATTCTTCTTGATGGTTTACAAATTTTGAACATTCTACTCCTTGTATAAtagaaaaaagcattttctgtgttagaaaaaaatgaaatgctcatcttttctttttttaaagattgtatttatttgagagagagagtgcatgagtgaggtgagaagtggagggagaaggagaagcagactcctggctgagtagggagcctgatgcagggcttggtcccaggacaatgggatcatgacctgagctgaagacagacgcttaaccgactgagccactcaggcgccccggaatgctcaccttttaaaaaaattccttgatgGATTTTAATGCATTCAGCTTTTTCAGTATTGCAAAGGTTGTGTGTCACATCACTAAATTTATGTACTCTTAGTAAACATCATCATTATAATGAGTTAGTATGAATGATAGAAAAGTTAAATGATCGTGAGCAACATTGTTTTACAGAGCAAAAAGCGACAATATGATCAAGAAATTGAGAATCTagaaaaacagcagaaacagACGATCGAACGTCTAGAACAAGAACACACAAATCGCTTACGAGATGAGGCCAAACGCATTAaaggagaacaagagaaagagtTGTCCAAATTTCAGAATATGTTAAAGAACCGAAAGAAGGAGGTAAGTGTAACTACTGCTTTTAATTAcgaaagctgttttttttaatgtacacttAAGACTACAGAATTAGGAATAATACTTCTAGAGTTAAATAgtactcattcattctttattttggttttcccAACAATTATGTAGGGTAGTGGTACTGTCAGGTGTTATCCCATTTTAGTGTCAAGAAGACTGGAGTAGAAGAGGTTATTAGTGGTCTGTTCAAGTTCACAAACTACCATTAAATGTCCAGCTAACCCTTGAACCAAGTCTTCAAATCAAATCTAATTCATTTTCCTTCCAGTctaccttttttcctttaaaggccTCTGTAGAAATTGCTTCTTTCAAGAAAACTTACTATGTTGTATTTACAGGTGGCAACAATAAttcatcttattatttatttgtaatatttaattcatacttaagaattttttcttcattagctGGATTGCTTTTCTTGAACATTGTGTCAAAACAAAAGCTGAGTACcctgaaatttgaaattatatctATAAGTCCTTCAAATTGAGAGATACTTTAGAATCACGTGGAAAATATCTGTGTAAAGTCTTGTCTttacaatgaatttttaaatttttcctgaaaCTGTTCCATATTGTTATAGAATCTGTGCTTTTATTTACTATGAAAGATTGTCATTGATTCAGAAAGAGgatttatatattgtattaatgtctttttctcccccaaattaaaacaataattttacatattaGCAAAGgtgattttatgatttattctgTACTAATATACTAAAGGTGTGGGGGAAGAATTTACCTTTTCATGATATTAAAGACCCCAGGGACAATAATTATGATTAGTTCTGTTAGGATTGGAATAAAAATCTCAACCAAatgcattttcacttttgttgtaCTTCTGAAATACCCAGGTTCGTTGACTTTGACATTTAATTATGCATAAAACAGAAGATAATATTGCTGAACTTGAGGATCTGCTTTAAAAAGCATAGAATCtaacattaataaatacaatGCGTCCTATAATTTCTTTAGGTAAATAATGAAATGGTATATAATTTTATCTGATGTAGCtaccatttctaaaaattaattttcttactgtttaatattttatgtaggATTGCTGTGTGTACCATGCTGTATGACTTGATTGGGGCTCCATGTCAGTTTTCTTGAAACTATGAATAGTTTTTATTGAgaggttattttttaatatgagattaagtttttaaaattttttaggtaaatatatgatttaatcctaaatatataaaagtctgtagttatttttactgttttgggTTCAGAGATTTTTAGCTAGTGAACATGTTTGAGATCgtgatatgtatattttaaataattatattaatgtattttctttcttattgctaAATTTCTTGCATTTGGGGAGTCTCTTCCTTTTAATGGTGATTTGGTTTCATGAGGGGTTACTGATGGGAAATTTTAAATACACTCTTCTTCAATCAAAATCAGTCTCTTTCACAGACCATCAGTAGCATGTGGTGATTTGGAATCTGGTCGCTTTTGGTGCTTCTATTTGTAAACACATGATTGTATTTCATAGTTGGATTACAGATCTGCTGTTAGATGGAATACATATGAGgattttgaaatgattaaaagAAGGAGCATTAAATTATACTTCATCCTATAATATACTTTATCTGGTGTAATATAGCATAATAAACTGTTATTTTCTGAGTGCTTACAATACTGGTTTTGACATTGACAATTAAGTTTGGCTTAAATTGCCAGCAAAGGAGAATGTTATTCTAATCCAACACAAAATCatcaaatatgttcatttttattgtacCGTGTATAAAATGGTGtgttttatgaaaagaaaacactgcccatttatttctccctttttttttttttttggtctcagtaAATGAATTTAGAGTTACTTCTTTGTTTATCAAGCCAGTTATGAAATTTTGCACTTTTATAAATGACATTAtcttattttcaacatttcaaaCAATGTCAATAGATAGGTTTATAGTTTTATGATCTTTCAAGATCAGTTGAGTTTATCATCTTTAGTTCAGAATCAGTGCTTCTAGTAATCCTTTACTGATTGTTTTGGATCTTTAAGAGAGAATAGTATGTAGGGACAATTAAGCATCTGATTAACCTTTATGTGGTATGTTGTCCCTTTCTGCGGTATGATGTCCCTTTCTGCACTGAGATTAAGCATGTTctatcctttcattctttttcactgaaCTAACACCTATGCTATCGCATGTTGAAAGGAACTTTTTAACAGCTTTAATCTTTGACTCGTAGCTTGTCTGCTCACATAAATGCTTGCTGTGGAGAAAGTATTATTTCCCCACCTCCTGCATGCTTATACACTGTAGGTTATAAATGAAGTGGAGAAAGCACCCAAAGAGCTGAGAAAAGAGCTCATGAAACGCAGGAAAGAGGAGCTTGCGCAAAGCCAGCATGCTCAGGTAACAGCAGCAGCTTAATGCTACTAAAAACAGAAAGCAGCATTTTTCTCGCAGCTCAGTAAACCATGGTTGAAAGGGTAAACTCTACTGTACTTATTATATGATGTTGACTTCTGCTCATACAAAGGTTCCCAGGGCATTCTTTATATAGAACTAAAATCACACTAATGGTGACATTTAAGTTGCTAATATGAAATTAAGTGGAATATTTGGAAAGCTGACTccagatgaaataaataagtgtGTTAATATATAATCCACTGTATTCTTATTATAATCTTGATGGAagcttatatttttaagtagtcagTGTTTGATAGAAGATGTCAGTGTTTGATAGAAGACTTTTATGACAAAATATAGAGGATGAGTGTATAGGCTTTGTGCATATTGAAAAGAATGTCTATTTAAAAgaccattatttttataaagttggAAGTTAAAAGAACACTGATAAATGGTAATGTTAAATGGTAGATCTCATGTTTGTTACCATTAAACTCAACAACATAAGTACCTTAAAACCAGATTTTGAGTattaagatgttttctttttgattcagaATTTAGCAGTTAAAAAATACTGCCTGTATAAACTTGATTCTAGGCTGGGCCAATTAAGATGGGTGAATTCTTTACAAAATGAGAAGATagtattttaaacagatttttctaGAATTATCTCATATGACTCTATTATAAGGTCTTTTATACTgagaatcatttttcttttaattaagttTGCAGTCAGTCTGGAAACAGAAGTGAGCTCAATTTGTAGTTACATATGGCAGTTAGAGACATGAATTATATGTTAatgattgttttcctttatgattGTTTCCTAATGATTGTTTCCTAatgattgtttccttttaatGTGGTTTTATGTGATTCAAAAGTGGTTCCCGAACTTTTACAGACCCATGAAAAAagatagaagaaacaaaaactactGGGGACCATGACAAAtggaatgatatttaaaaattttctctttttgtccagaggatattttactttattttctgaagGATATTTTAAACTGCTGTTTACTTGTCAGcatcattttaaaagagaatattttaacaccatgaaaaataaggaaaatattttggaatataaaattttaacaaaattggcctatttttataaattgagtactttttttttctttaaatttttttggtttgaGCCAATGATAAATTTGTCTTGGCCTAGTGTGGGGATTACTAGTTaaagtaaggggtgcctgggtggcctagttaagcttctgcttttggctcaggtcatgatcccagggtcctgggattgagcccctttttgggctctctgctcagcgggaagcctgcttctccctctcccgtactctccctctctgtcaaataaataaaatctttaaaaaataaagtgataagaGCAAACacagcatttactatgtgtcaagcactgttctaagtacttcaCCTGCATGAACTCATTTAACTTTACAGCATATGAGGTAGTTACTCTTA
The DNA window shown above is from Ailuropoda melanoleuca isolate Jingjing chromosome 6, ASM200744v2, whole genome shotgun sequence and carries:
- the SLK gene encoding STE20-like serine/threonine-protein kinase isoform X1: MSFFNFRKIFKLGSEKKKKQYEHVKRDLNPEEFWEIIGELGDGAFGKVYKAQNKETNVLAAAKVIDTKSEEELEDYMVEIDILASCDHPNIVKLLDAFYYENNLWILIEFCAGGAVDAVMLELERPLTESQIQVVCKQTLEALNYLHDNKIIHRDLKAGNILFTLDGDIKLADFGVSAKNTRTIQRRDSFIGTPYWMAPEVVMCETSKDRPYDYKADVWSLGITLIEMAEIEPPHHELNPMRVLLKIAKSEPPTLAQPSKWSSNFKDFLKKCLEKNVDSRWTTSQLLQHPFVTVDSNKPIRELIAEAKAEVTEEVEDGKEEDDDEETENSLPIPASKRASSDLSIASSEEDKLSQNACILESVSEKTERNASEDKFNSKVLNEKLATDEPEKAAEGINEHINDVHLEAMAEFHNRTTVIEESGREEKRPKLENLPDTEDQEIVDINSVSEGKENNIMITLKTDIEQNLTPEEERDQEKQQIFESKIMKSEEIKDTAIQTMDSVSQETGEKEADIQPVESEVVLTKEDTQEKLGKDDKILEDVISNTSNLIGTNEEGDVAQKGVENNAEDAQSNDGKEMVGIDQKLVSKPTEGPEAGGTEEVPIKDVVETNKIDQKSVEDRDEEQLINSLENIVKTNEESGTNQSEEITESGSTEEREIIREVTHTDQQGLGSETRDAQEATAQIDTEQKAIPCEMPIKTEPQVTPSSQPSEPQPIPIPSININSEDAENKGEIGALSKTETMLLPESENQKENDTDSGTGSTADNSSIDLNLSISSFLSKTKDSGSISLQETRRQKKTLKKTRKFVVDGVEVSVTTSKIVTDSDSKTEELRFLRRQELRELRFLQKEEQRAQQQLNSKLQQQREQIFRRFEQEMMSKKRQYDQEIENLEKQQKQTIERLEQEHTNRLRDEAKRIKGEQEKELSKFQNMLKNRKKEVINEVEKAPKELRKELMKRRKEELAQSQHAQEQEFVQKQQQELDGSLKKIIQQQKAELANIERECLNNKQQLMRAREAAIWELEERHLQEKHQLLKQQLKDQYFMQRHQLLKRHEKETEQMQRYNQRLIEELKNRQTQERARLPKIQRSEAKTRMAMFKKSLRINSTATPDQDRDKIKQFAAQEEKRQKNERMAQHQKHENQMRDLQLQCEANVRELHQLQNEKCHLLVEHETQKLKELDEEHSQELKEWREKLRPRKKTLEEEFARKLQEQEVFFKMTGESECLNPSTQSRISKFYPIPSLHSTGS